The Metabacillus sediminilitoris genome window below encodes:
- a CDS encoding bile acid:sodium symporter family protein, giving the protein MNILARISTAAGNTFIIWVLLFTALAMVFPGGFTWIGPYISILLGIIMFGMGLTLSVEDFKAVFKQPFAVFVGVAAQYIIMPGIAYLLAVGLNLPPELAVGVILVGCCPGGTASNVMTYLAKGNIALSLAVSAVATLVSPILTPALIYLLASQWLPVDGKDMLISTIQIVLVPIILGIFFKWLLKDKAEEGAKVLPLVSVIGIVGVISAVVAGNKDQILESGLLMLGVVILHNLVGLVLGFFISKVCKFPYSDQKAIAIEVGMQNSGLAAALATAHFSPLTAVPSAIFSVWHNISGPLVATYWSKKAQKDVQEIKENKKIV; this is encoded by the coding sequence ATGAATATTTTAGCAAGAATAAGTACAGCGGCAGGAAATACTTTTATTATTTGGGTATTGTTATTTACTGCTTTAGCAATGGTATTTCCAGGTGGTTTTACTTGGATTGGCCCGTACATTTCTATTTTACTTGGAATAATTATGTTCGGGATGGGTTTGACTTTATCGGTAGAAGATTTTAAGGCAGTTTTTAAGCAGCCTTTCGCAGTATTTGTTGGTGTGGCTGCACAATATATTATTATGCCAGGTATCGCTTACCTTTTAGCAGTGGGGTTAAATCTTCCACCGGAATTAGCAGTAGGGGTAATATTAGTTGGATGTTGTCCTGGAGGAACAGCCTCAAATGTCATGACGTATTTGGCAAAAGGGAATATTGCATTATCACTTGCGGTTTCAGCGGTTGCGACGTTAGTTTCTCCAATCTTGACACCTGCACTTATATACTTACTTGCTAGTCAATGGCTTCCTGTAGACGGTAAGGATATGCTGATCTCAACGATTCAGATTGTTCTCGTTCCGATTATTTTAGGTATCTTCTTTAAATGGTTACTGAAGGACAAAGCGGAAGAAGGAGCGAAAGTACTGCCTTTGGTTTCAGTTATCGGAATTGTGGGTGTTATATCAGCTGTTGTAGCAGGTAATAAAGATCAAATTTTAGAATCTGGTCTGCTTATGTTAGGTGTGGTAATTCTGCATAATTTAGTAGGATTGGTGTTAGGATTTTTCATTTCAAAAGTTTGTAAGTTTCCTTACTCTGATCAAAAGGCGATCGCTATCGAGGTTGGGATGCAGAATTCTGGTCTAGCAGCAGCCTTAGCTACAGCCCATTTTTCTCCACTTACAGCAGTACCAAGTGCGATTTTCAGTGTGTGGCATAATATATCAGGTCCACTTGTGGCAACGTATTGGTCAAAAAAGGCACAGAAAGATGTTCAGGAAATCAAAGAAAATAAAAAAATTGTGTGA
- the gatC gene encoding Asp-tRNA(Asn)/Glu-tRNA(Gln) amidotransferase subunit GatC, with translation MSRISTDQVKHVANLARLAITEEDAELFASQLDAIITFAEQLNEVDTDNVKPTSHVLDMKNVMREDIPKKGLDNEEVVKNAPDHADGYIRVPSILE, from the coding sequence ATGTCAAGAATTTCAACTGATCAGGTTAAACACGTAGCAAATTTAGCACGTTTAGCGATTACAGAAGAGGATGCTGAGCTTTTTGCTAGTCAGTTAGATGCCATCATTACATTTGCTGAGCAACTAAATGAAGTAGATACAGATAATGTGAAGCCAACATCACATGTATTAGATATGAAAAATGTTATGAGAGAAGATATTCCGAAAAAAGGGTTAGACAACGAAGAAGTTGTTAAAAATGCCCCAGATCATGCAGATGGGTATATTCGTGTACCATCAATTTTAGAATAA
- a CDS encoding CamS family sex pheromone protein has product MKKKLFMVLASILVLTACAPNFGEQEEIVQETEDDSKEQAIIPKYNISDSYYKMILPFKPGEARGLVSEQLNTRLDIDEFETGLMRVAQDTFSPDNYLYQEGQYLSGDVINGWLKRRLVGEKLKSAQEEAPKKDKNNIGADEKYVEVGLNPALPEGNDLEKLHSENPIYLAHMLEHNYLIRKDDTVELGGVVIGLAMNSVYYYKQQDGYAREKKISRSELLAKGKEISETVINRIRNTKGLEKVPVVIAIYEQEEKSSIVPGNFIAKTVVKESSNSIGKWEGIDEEYYFFPSDKATSDYRDDAQMFNRFKTDIEEFFPNYVGVIGKAFYKNAELNYLDIEIPMQFYSKSEVVAFTQFVTGKVMEYFPAYISLEVNISSNNGQEALIIKKPDQEEPTVHVYK; this is encoded by the coding sequence TTGAAAAAGAAATTATTCATGGTGTTAGCAAGTATCCTTGTTTTAACAGCTTGCGCACCTAACTTTGGAGAGCAAGAAGAAATCGTGCAGGAAACTGAGGATGATTCTAAAGAGCAGGCAATCATTCCAAAATACAATATATCTGATTCGTATTACAAGATGATCTTGCCATTTAAGCCTGGGGAAGCAAGAGGACTTGTTTCAGAACAATTAAACACTCGTTTAGACATTGATGAATTTGAAACAGGATTAATGAGAGTTGCGCAGGATACATTTTCTCCTGATAATTACTTATACCAAGAAGGACAATATTTATCCGGAGATGTGATTAATGGCTGGCTGAAGCGTAGATTGGTCGGAGAAAAGCTAAAAAGTGCACAAGAAGAAGCGCCGAAGAAAGATAAAAATAATATAGGTGCTGATGAAAAATATGTTGAGGTTGGACTCAACCCTGCTTTACCAGAAGGAAATGATCTTGAGAAATTACACTCTGAAAATCCAATCTACTTAGCACATATGCTAGAGCATAATTATTTAATTCGAAAAGATGACACAGTTGAACTGGGTGGAGTGGTGATTGGTCTTGCGATGAACTCTGTTTATTATTATAAACAGCAAGATGGGTATGCACGCGAGAAAAAAATCAGTAGAAGTGAACTTTTGGCTAAGGGAAAAGAAATTTCTGAAACCGTGATTAATCGTATTCGGAATACGAAAGGTCTTGAAAAAGTGCCTGTTGTCATTGCTATCTATGAGCAAGAAGAGAAATCATCCATTGTTCCAGGTAACTTTATTGCAAAAACGGTTGTAAAAGAAAGCAGTAACAGTATTGGAAAATGGGAAGGCATTGATGAGGAATATTATTTCTTTCCATCTGATAAAGCGACAAGTGATTATAGAGATGATGCACAAATGTTCAATCGATTTAAAACAGATATTGAAGAATTTTTCCCTAACTATGTAGGGGTAATTGGAAAAGCATTTTATAAAAACGCGGAATTAAATTATTTGGATATAGAAATTCCGATGCAATTTTATAGTAAGTCAGAGGTTGTTGCCTTTACACAATTTGTAACTGGAAAAGTAATGGAGTATTTTCCAGCCTATATTTCACTTGAAGTTAATATTTCATCAAACAATGGTCAAGAAGCGCTCATTATTAAAAAACCAGATCAAGAAGAGCCGACCGTCCATGTTTATAAGTAA
- the pcrA gene encoding DNA helicase PcrA: MQFLSNQLLTGLNNMQQEAVKTTDGPLLIMAGAGSGKTRVLTHRIAYLMIEKQIAPWNILAITFTNKAAREMKERIQHILGPGADEIWISTFHSMCVRILRRDSDRMGINRNFSILDTTDQLSVIKTVLKEKNLDPKKYEPRSILGSISSAKNELITPDEYDKTANSHYEQMVSEVYKEYQRKLRKNQSLDFDDLIMTTIQLFQRVPEVLESYQRKFQYIHVDEYQDTNRAQYMLVKLLAARFKNLCVVGDSDQSIYRWRGADIANILSFEKDYPQANVILLEQNYRSTKLILEAANEVIKNNSNRKPKKLWTENQQGSKISYYRADSEAAEGQFVAGKIKQLVESGQRKLSDIAILYRTNAQSRIIEEVLLKSNLNYTIVGGIKFYDRKEIKDLLAYLRLIANPDDDISLARIINVPKRGVGSTSVDKIANYAIDNDLSLFQALYEIEQIGVSARVINALVEFRELIRNLGNMQDYLSVTELAEEIIDKSGYREMLKLEKTLEAQSRLENIDEFLSVTQTFEKQNDDKSLVAFLTDLALVSDIDKLDEDDQDQSNAIVLMTLHSAKGLEFPVVFLIGLEEGVFPHSRSLMEEDEMQEERRLMYVGVTRAEKELFITNAQMRTLFGRTSMNPESRFIAEIPSELVENLNEEKKKSISSSSSFNSARRLEKRPPVSRPIAASTGGDDISWAVGDKAEHKKWGIGTVVSVKGSGEGKELDIAFPSPVGIKRLLAKFAPINRI, from the coding sequence TTGCAATTCCTATCAAATCAATTACTTACAGGTTTGAATAATATGCAACAAGAAGCAGTAAAAACAACAGATGGTCCGTTGTTAATTATGGCGGGTGCCGGTAGTGGAAAAACCCGTGTGTTGACTCACCGGATCGCATACTTGATGATCGAAAAGCAAATAGCGCCATGGAATATTTTGGCGATTACATTTACAAATAAGGCCGCGCGCGAGATGAAGGAGCGGATCCAGCATATTTTAGGCCCTGGAGCGGATGAAATATGGATTTCAACCTTTCACTCGATGTGCGTCCGCATTTTACGTCGTGATAGTGATAGAATGGGGATTAATCGTAACTTTTCCATTCTTGATACGACAGATCAATTGTCAGTTATAAAAACCGTTCTTAAAGAGAAAAATTTAGATCCTAAAAAATACGAACCGAGAAGTATATTAGGGTCAATTAGCAGTGCAAAAAATGAACTGATAACACCTGATGAATATGATAAAACGGCAAATAGTCACTATGAACAGATGGTCAGCGAAGTATATAAGGAATACCAAAGAAAACTGCGCAAAAATCAATCATTAGATTTTGATGATTTGATCATGACCACAATTCAATTGTTTCAACGTGTTCCAGAGGTTCTTGAATCGTACCAAAGAAAATTCCAATATATCCATGTTGATGAGTATCAGGATACGAACAGAGCGCAATATATGCTAGTAAAGCTATTGGCGGCACGTTTTAAAAATCTTTGTGTTGTAGGTGACTCTGATCAATCTATCTACCGTTGGCGCGGTGCAGATATTGCAAACATTCTTTCTTTTGAAAAGGACTATCCACAAGCTAATGTCATTCTACTTGAACAAAACTACCGATCAACAAAGTTGATTTTAGAAGCAGCAAATGAAGTGATTAAAAATAATTCAAATCGTAAACCTAAAAAGTTATGGACAGAAAATCAACAAGGTTCAAAGATTAGTTACTATCGTGCAGACAGTGAAGCAGCTGAGGGGCAATTCGTTGCCGGGAAAATCAAGCAGCTTGTTGAATCAGGACAAAGAAAGCTATCTGACATTGCGATTCTTTATCGAACAAATGCTCAATCAAGGATAATTGAGGAAGTATTGCTCAAATCTAATTTGAATTACACGATTGTCGGCGGGATCAAGTTCTATGATCGTAAAGAGATTAAAGACTTACTTGCATACTTAAGATTAATCGCTAATCCAGATGATGATATTAGTTTAGCACGAATTATTAATGTGCCTAAACGTGGTGTTGGTTCAACATCAGTTGATAAAATTGCGAATTACGCAATAGACAATGACCTGTCATTATTTCAAGCATTATATGAAATTGAACAAATCGGTGTAAGTGCTCGTGTTATCAATGCTTTAGTAGAATTTCGTGAGTTGATTCGCAATCTTGGCAATATGCAGGACTATTTATCTGTTACGGAATTAGCAGAAGAGATTATCGATAAATCCGGTTATCGAGAAATGCTTAAGTTAGAAAAAACGCTTGAAGCACAAAGCCGTTTAGAGAATATCGATGAGTTTTTATCTGTCACGCAAACGTTTGAAAAACAAAATGATGATAAAAGTCTTGTTGCGTTTTTAACGGATTTAGCACTTGTTTCTGATATTGATAAGCTTGACGAAGATGATCAGGATCAAAGTAATGCTATTGTGTTAATGACCTTGCACTCAGCAAAAGGATTAGAATTTCCTGTTGTATTTCTAATTGGATTAGAGGAAGGTGTTTTCCCTCATAGCCGTTCCTTGATGGAAGAAGATGAAATGCAGGAAGAGCGACGTTTGATGTATGTAGGGGTTACTCGAGCTGAGAAAGAGTTATTCATAACAAACGCACAAATGCGTACTCTATTTGGACGGACAAGCATGAATCCAGAATCGAGATTTATTGCTGAAATTCCTAGTGAGTTAGTTGAAAATTTAAATGAAGAGAAGAAGAAATCAATATCTTCCTCTTCATCATTCAATTCAGCCCGTCGCCTTGAAAAACGTCCACCAGTTTCAAGACCTATTGCCGCATCAACCGGAGGGGACGATATTTCATGGGCTGTTGGTGATAAAGCTGAACATAAAAAATGGGGCATTGGTACAGTTGTAAGTGTTAAAGGATCTGGAGAAGGAAAAGAATTAGATATTGCTTTTCCTAGTCCAGTTGGCATTAAACGCCTGCTTGCAAAATTTGCGCCAATTAATCGTATCTAA
- a CDS encoding Hsp20/alpha crystallin family protein, whose amino-acid sequence MSDPMKMMNDFFQNRPKRTLLDSIDNVFRKTHDANFSTEVVETDHHFKIIAELPGVPKEYINVEIRGEDVLIEVKKQKNLTRKLGGIRTITLPNYVIKRTMKAVYRDGMLEIRLDKKKPTRIEIE is encoded by the coding sequence ATGAGTGATCCAATGAAAATGATGAATGATTTCTTTCAAAATCGCCCTAAGAGGACTCTTTTAGATTCAATCGACAATGTTTTCAGAAAAACTCATGATGCAAATTTTTCAACAGAGGTTGTAGAAACAGATCATCATTTTAAGATTATCGCTGAACTTCCCGGTGTTCCAAAAGAATATATCAATGTAGAAATACGTGGTGAAGATGTATTAATTGAAGTGAAGAAGCAAAAAAATCTCACCCGAAAACTTGGTGGTATACGTACAATAACGTTACCGAATTATGTCATTAAACGTACCATGAAAGCTGTTTATCGAGATGGAATGTTGGAGATTCGCTTAGATAAGAAGAAGCCAACAAGAATTGAAATTGAGTAA
- the gatA gene encoding Asp-tRNA(Asn)/Glu-tRNA(Gln) amidotransferase subunit GatA — protein sequence MALFDRKISELKELLHKKEITVSDLVDESYKRIQEVDDKVGAFLTLNEGNARTYAKELDEALKSRNEFGLLFGMPIGIKDNIVTKGLRTTCASKILENFDPIYDATVMKHLQTAEAVTIGKLNMDEFAMGSSTENSGFKPTRNPWNLETVPGGSSGGSAAAVAAGEVPFSLGSDTGGSIRQPAAFCGVVGLKPTYGRISRFGLVAFASSLDQIGPITRNVEDNAYLLQAISGVDEMDSTSANVEVPDFLSSLTGDVKGLKIAVPKEYLGEGVQEEVKQSVLDALKVLEGLGATWEEVSLPHSKYALATYYLLSSSEASANLSRFDGVRYGYRTDNAENLIDLYKQSRAEGFGNEVKRRIMLGTFALSSGYYDAYYKKAQKVRTLIKKDFEDVFEKYDVIIGPTTPTPAFKIGENVKDPLTMYANDILTIPVNLAGVPGISVPCGLSNGLPLGLQIIGKHFDESTIYRVAYAFEQATEHHKAKPEL from the coding sequence GTGGCTCTATTTGATCGTAAAATATCAGAATTAAAAGAACTTTTACATAAAAAGGAAATCACCGTTTCAGACTTAGTTGATGAATCGTATAAACGGATTCAAGAGGTAGATGACAAGGTTGGAGCGTTTTTAACATTAAATGAAGGAAATGCGCGTACATATGCCAAAGAATTGGATGAAGCATTGAAAAGTCGAAACGAATTCGGCTTATTATTCGGTATGCCAATTGGTATAAAGGATAATATCGTCACAAAAGGATTACGTACAACATGTGCAAGTAAAATTCTCGAAAACTTTGATCCAATATATGATGCGACAGTTATGAAGCATCTGCAAACGGCTGAGGCTGTTACAATTGGTAAATTAAATATGGACGAGTTTGCAATGGGATCTTCTACAGAAAACTCTGGCTTCAAACCAACGAGAAATCCTTGGAATCTTGAAACTGTACCAGGCGGATCAAGCGGTGGATCAGCAGCTGCAGTTGCAGCAGGTGAAGTTCCGTTCTCACTAGGTTCAGATACAGGTGGTTCAATCCGTCAGCCTGCAGCATTTTGTGGTGTAGTTGGGTTAAAACCAACATATGGCCGTATTTCGCGATTTGGATTAGTTGCGTTTGCTTCATCATTAGACCAAATTGGTCCAATTACACGTAATGTTGAGGATAACGCTTATCTGTTACAAGCTATTTCTGGTGTTGATGAAATGGATTCAACTTCTGCAAATGTTGAAGTACCAGATTTTCTTTCTTCTTTAACTGGTGATGTAAAAGGATTAAAAATTGCTGTTCCTAAAGAATATTTAGGTGAAGGCGTACAAGAAGAAGTAAAGCAGTCTGTTTTAGATGCGCTTAAAGTACTTGAAGGACTTGGGGCGACATGGGAAGAGGTATCGTTACCACACTCTAAATACGCACTTGCTACTTATTATTTATTATCTTCATCTGAAGCATCAGCAAACCTGTCTCGATTTGATGGTGTTCGATATGGATACCGTACAGATAATGCAGAAAACTTAATTGACCTATACAAACAAAGCCGTGCTGAAGGTTTCGGTAATGAAGTAAAGCGTCGAATTATGTTAGGAACATTTGCACTAAGCTCTGGTTACTATGATGCTTACTACAAAAAAGCACAAAAAGTACGGACATTAATTAAAAAAGATTTTGAAGATGTATTTGAAAAGTATGATGTCATTATTGGGCCAACAACACCGACACCAGCATTTAAAATTGGTGAAAATGTAAAAGATCCGTTAACAATGTATGCAAATGATATTTTGACGATTCCGGTTAACCTTGCTGGTGTACCAGGAATTTCTGTTCCATGTGGGCTTTCAAACGGTTTACCACTTGGTCTGCAAATTATCGGTAAGCATTTTGACGAAAGCACTATCTATCGTGTTGCATATGCATTTGAGCAGGCAACAGAACATCATAAAGCAAAACCTGAACTGTAA
- the ligA gene encoding NAD-dependent DNA ligase LigA has protein sequence MDKQSAMKKAQELHELLNTYNYEYNVLDNPSVPDSEYDRLMMELIKLEEAFPELKTSDSPTQRVGGSVLESFQKVVHKTPMLSLGNAFNEVDLQDFDRRVRQAVGDDVQYVVELKIDGLAVSLRYENGLFVQGATRGDGTTGEDITENLKTIRSIPLRLKKELSFEVRGEAFMPRKSFEKLNELRLQLEEEPFANPRNAAAGSIRQLDPKIAAKRNLDIFVYSIADLGGTGVDKHSEALDLLEELGFKTNKERKKCENIDEVLKLIEGIQEKRATLPYDIDGIVIKVDMLSQQEELGFTAKSPRWAIAYKFPAEEVMTKLIDIELSVGRTGVITPTALLEPVRVAGTTVQRASLHNEDLIREKDIKIGDTVVVKKAGDIIPEVVNVLVDQRTGDEQTFTMPTHCPACESELVRIEGEVALRCINPQCPAQIREGLIHFVSRNAMNIDGLGERVIAQLFQEGLIKNVADLYRLTREQLLQLERMGEKSTDKLLLAIEQSKQNSLERLLFGLGIRHVGAKAAKTLAQEFETIEHLQKATNADLIAINEIGDKMADAVVTYFENEDVQQLINELVSLGVNTTYKGPKLVRVEDSDSYLAGKTVVLTGKLEQLTRNEAKEGIEARGGKVTGSVSKSTDLVVAGESAGSKLQKAQELNIEVWDEARLFEELNRE, from the coding sequence ATGGATAAACAATCGGCAATGAAAAAAGCTCAAGAGCTGCATGAGCTTTTAAATACGTACAATTACGAATACAATGTTTTAGATAATCCAAGTGTTCCCGATTCAGAGTATGATCGGTTAATGATGGAACTAATAAAGCTCGAAGAAGCATTTCCTGAATTGAAAACATCAGACTCTCCGACACAAAGGGTTGGCGGGAGTGTGCTGGAGTCTTTTCAAAAGGTTGTTCACAAAACCCCAATGTTAAGTCTTGGTAATGCTTTTAACGAGGTTGATTTACAGGATTTTGACCGTCGAGTCAGACAGGCTGTCGGGGATGATGTTCAATATGTAGTTGAATTAAAGATTGATGGGTTGGCGGTTTCCTTACGGTACGAGAATGGCTTATTTGTTCAGGGTGCTACACGTGGAGACGGGACAACAGGTGAAGATATTACAGAAAACCTTAAAACCATCCGTTCGATTCCTCTTAGATTGAAGAAGGAGCTATCATTTGAAGTTCGCGGAGAAGCGTTTATGCCGAGAAAATCATTTGAAAAGCTAAATGAGCTTCGATTACAACTGGAAGAAGAACCATTTGCTAATCCTCGGAATGCTGCTGCAGGTTCCATTAGACAGCTTGATCCTAAAATAGCCGCAAAACGCAATTTAGATATATTTGTTTATAGCATTGCAGATCTTGGAGGGACAGGTGTAGATAAACATAGTGAAGCCCTTGATTTACTTGAAGAATTAGGATTTAAAACGAATAAAGAACGAAAAAAATGTGAAAATATCGACGAAGTTCTAAAGCTAATCGAAGGAATTCAGGAAAAAAGAGCGACATTGCCATATGATATTGATGGTATCGTTATAAAGGTTGACATGCTCTCACAGCAAGAAGAGCTCGGTTTTACTGCAAAAAGCCCGCGGTGGGCCATTGCATACAAATTTCCTGCCGAAGAAGTAATGACAAAGTTAATTGATATTGAGTTAAGTGTGGGTCGAACAGGTGTCATCACACCGACAGCTTTATTAGAACCAGTACGTGTCGCGGGAACTACTGTCCAACGAGCATCTCTTCATAATGAAGATTTAATAAGAGAAAAAGACATTAAAATTGGTGATACAGTCGTTGTAAAAAAAGCAGGTGACATTATTCCTGAGGTTGTGAATGTGTTAGTAGACCAACGGACAGGAGATGAACAAACTTTTACAATGCCTACACATTGTCCTGCTTGTGAGAGTGAGCTCGTACGTATTGAAGGTGAGGTTGCTCTGCGTTGTATTAATCCACAATGTCCTGCCCAAATTAGAGAAGGACTAATCCATTTCGTATCTCGAAATGCGATGAATATTGATGGTCTTGGTGAACGTGTTATAGCTCAGTTGTTTCAAGAAGGCTTAATTAAAAATGTTGCTGATTTATACAGATTAACAAGAGAGCAGCTGCTTCAGTTAGAAAGAATGGGTGAAAAATCCACGGATAAATTATTACTTGCTATAGAGCAGTCAAAGCAGAATTCACTTGAAAGACTGTTATTTGGTTTAGGTATTCGACATGTTGGGGCAAAAGCTGCAAAAACATTAGCTCAAGAATTTGAAACAATTGAACATCTTCAAAAAGCTACAAATGCTGATCTTATTGCAATTAATGAAATTGGCGATAAAATGGCTGATGCCGTTGTCACATATTTTGAAAATGAAGATGTGCAGCAATTAATAAACGAGTTAGTATCTTTAGGTGTAAATACGACATATAAAGGACCTAAGCTTGTAAGAGTAGAGGATAGCGACTCTTATCTAGCAGGGAAAACTGTTGTATTAACAGGAAAGCTTGAACAGTTAACAAGAAATGAAGCAAAAGAGGGTATAGAAGCACGCGGCGGGAAAGTGACTGGTAGTGTAAGTAAAAGTACGGATCTTGTTGTCGCTGGAGAGTCAGCCGGAAGCAAACTGCAAAAAGCCCAAGAACTAAACATAGAAGTATGGGATGAGGCTCGACTCTTTGAGGAATTAAATAGAGAGTAG
- the putP gene encoding sodium/proline symporter PutP, with amino-acid sequence MNLEIIISLSIYMIGMLLIGWYAYRKTSNLSDYMLGGRGLGPAVTALSAGASDMSGWMLMGLPGAMYVSGLSSIWLAIGLTIGAYLNYLLVAPRLRTYTEIANDSITIPDFFENRFGDHTKILRSFSALVIFIFFTLYTSAGLVSGGTLFESAFGFNYQFGLLLTAGVVIAYTLFGGFLAVSLTDFVQGLIMFIALVLVPIVALTDIGGFGPTFDEIHQIDPSMLNIFTGTSVIGIISLLAWGLGYFGQPHIIVRFMAISSLKELKPARRIGMGWMIISIIGAMLTGLVGAAYISKSGASLDDPETIFIYFSELLFHPLITGFLLAAILAAIMSTISSQLLVTASAITEDFYKSFFRRNATDKELVLIGRLSVLIVAIIAIFLSINPNDTILGLVGYAWAGFGSAFGPAILLSLYWKRMTKWGALSGIIIGALTVLIWVNIPAAKSFMYEMIPGFAFSLIAVIVISLLTKAPSTEVETTFDKMEQRLTEEN; translated from the coding sequence GTGAATTTAGAAATCATAATATCTTTGTCCATCTACATGATCGGCATGCTATTGATTGGTTGGTACGCTTATAGGAAAACGTCAAACCTTTCAGACTATATGTTAGGAGGCCGTGGCTTAGGACCAGCCGTTACTGCCCTTTCTGCCGGTGCATCAGATATGAGTGGCTGGATGCTGATGGGGTTGCCGGGAGCGATGTATGTATCAGGTCTTTCAAGTATATGGCTAGCGATCGGATTGACAATTGGGGCTTATCTTAATTACTTACTTGTCGCGCCTCGTCTCCGAACGTATACAGAGATTGCAAATGATTCAATTACCATCCCTGATTTTTTTGAAAATCGATTTGGTGATCATACAAAAATTTTACGTAGTTTTTCCGCACTCGTTATCTTTATTTTCTTTACCTTGTATACCTCAGCAGGCTTAGTTTCAGGAGGTACACTTTTTGAATCAGCATTTGGTTTTAATTATCAATTTGGATTGCTGCTAACTGCTGGAGTGGTCATCGCCTATACATTATTTGGGGGATTTTTAGCTGTTAGTTTAACAGATTTTGTGCAAGGATTAATTATGTTCATTGCTCTTGTTCTCGTACCTATTGTGGCGCTAACGGATATTGGCGGATTTGGACCTACGTTTGATGAGATTCATCAGATTGATCCTTCTATGCTTAATATCTTTACAGGTACTTCTGTGATCGGCATTATATCTCTTCTAGCATGGGGGCTTGGTTATTTTGGGCAGCCGCATATTATTGTCCGCTTTATGGCCATTTCTTCACTAAAAGAACTAAAACCCGCTCGAAGGATTGGAATGGGCTGGATGATTATTTCAATAATTGGTGCCATGCTTACTGGGCTTGTAGGTGCAGCCTACATTTCGAAATCAGGGGCATCATTAGATGATCCAGAAACAATTTTTATTTATTTCTCAGAGTTATTGTTCCATCCACTCATTACAGGTTTCTTACTTGCAGCCATATTAGCAGCAATCATGAGTACAATTTCCTCACAACTTCTTGTTACTGCTAGTGCAATAACAGAGGATTTTTATAAGTCTTTCTTCCGAAGAAACGCTACTGATAAAGAGCTTGTTCTAATTGGCAGACTATCTGTTTTAATTGTTGCAATTATTGCTATCTTCTTATCTATCAATCCTAATGACACAATATTAGGTCTTGTTGGATATGCATGGGCTGGATTTGGTTCAGCATTTGGTCCTGCGATTCTATTAAGCTTGTACTGGAAACGTATGACCAAGTGGGGTGCATTATCAGGTATTATCATCGGTGCATTAACCGTTTTGATCTGGGTGAACATTCCTGCGGCGAAAAGCTTTATGTATGAAATGATACCAGGCTTCGCATTTAGCTTAATTGCAGTCATTGTTATAAGTCTATTAACAAAAGCACCGTCAACAGAGGTTGAAACTACATTTGATAAAATGGAACAAAGACTAACAGAAGAAAATTAA